The following is a genomic window from Citrifermentans bemidjiense Bem.
CAAGGGAGGGGCCACCGAGGCAGCCTTCGGCTTCAGCGCGGAGCAGGAGCGGCGCCTGGCCGAGAGCTACCTGGCCCGCATCTACGGGGACCTGGGGGACAACGCCTCCTCCGCGCAACTCTTCGCGAAGCTTCTGGAGCGCTACCCGAAAAAGGTGGAGGAGCTAACCGAGGGTGACCTCTTCGGAGTCGGGCTCCTCATCCACCGAAGCGCCCAACTGGCCTTCGCCCGCGGGGAACGGGACGCCGCTGCCGCTCAGTTCAGGGACGCCACGGCCATCGCAGTCAGGAGCGGCAACGCGGTCGGCGCCATGCTGAACCTGGTGAACTACGGGATGCTGATACCCGAAAAGGACGCAGGCGTGGAGGCCGGGCGCTTCCTGGAGCTGGAGGCGCGGACCTCGGCCCTTATCAGCTCCTACCGCGAGACGCTTCCTCCCGACGCGCTCGCCCGCTACGGCAACGACGTTGGCGCCATCCTTTCCAGGCTTGCTGCCGGGCTTCCCGCGGACGGAAGCCGCGAGGCGCTTTTATACCGGGCCGTTGCCGGGTGGGACCGGGTACTCGCACTCAAAGCATCAGCCGGGAAAGAGGAAGCTGCCGACCTGCCGCGCTCGAAGCTGGCGGCAAGGCTCAATCGCGCCGAGACGCTGGCGGCGCTGGGGCTTCCCGACGCGGCCCAGGCCGGCTTCGCCGCGACGCTTGCCGAGGCGCAGAAAAGCGGGAGCGACTCCTTCGCCTGGCGTTCCATGGCGGCGCTCTCGCGCTACGACGAGGCGCTGGCGCTTTTGGAGCGGATCTCCCCAGCAGCCTACGACCTTGTTCGCGGCGAGTTGACTGCGCGTTTTGCCCCCCGTCTGGAGGCGCTGGCCGCAAAGGACGCGGAGCAGGCCTTCGCGCTTTTGGAGCGCCTTAGCGAATTGGAGCGGGTGCAGATACTGGGGCGGACCCTTCTGGGGCTTTCGGACCCGGTGACGGCACAGGCGTTAAAAAGCGCGGCGCCGCGCCTGGCCGAACTGGACCGGGTGAACGCGGAGCTGGCCAAGCCTCCTGCGCAAGGGGAGCTTTCCTACCTGCAACTGCGCCGTCAGCAGGAGCAGACGGTAATCGACTCGCTTCTCGGCAAAGACCTGGAACAGCTTCCCTCCTTCTACCGGCTCGCCGGCCCGGGGACTTTGCGGCTCGCGGCTTTCGTGCTGGCGCTTCCCGGCGGCGGTGAGAAGGAGCGGGAGCGTTTCGACTCCCTCTTCTCCGGCTTCAGGAAAGGCTGTGCGGCAGGGAAAGGGGAACCCTTCTGCGCTCTCCTGACCCCGCAGCCGGTGGAGGCGATAGACGTCCTGGAGCGTCTTCCGGGAAAACCCGTGTTGCGTCTGGCGCGCCTCTCGGGTGACCGCTTCCTCCTCTTCACCCTGGGGGGCAAAGCGGGCGTCGCCGCGGAGACGCTGGATAGAACCGCGCTCTTAACGCGGCTGCAGGACCCGGCGGCGGTGGCGGTCTACGAGGAGCCGGGAAGCTTCGCCTCCGCCCCGGTCCTCACCTGGGGGGTGACGGCGACGCAACTGCTCCGCTCGGTAGACGGGCGCCGGCCGCTGCGCTCACGCGTGCTGGACGAGGCCGCATGGTGGCCCACACTGGAGCCGTTCGTGAAGCTCCCCCCGCACTCCTTACCCGACGCCCACACGTTGGCGCTTGCCGGCGGCGCGGGGCTTCTTGCCGCCGTTCCCAACCGCCCGGGAGAGGGGGGTAGGGCGACTGCCGCCTATGAGGACGCGGCCGGCGCGCGACATGACCTGCTGGAGCTGGCGCAGGGAGAGTCGGTGTCGCTCGTGGTGGCACCGAAGGATGGGCTGGACCGGGCTTGGGAGCTGGGGCAGCTCGCCTCGCTGGTGGGGGTGCCGAGCCTCCTCGTCTCCGATAAGGGTGCGGGGGACGCGCAACCCTTCGTCCGCGCATATGCCACCGAGTCGCTCGCCTTGGCCAGGCGCAAGCTTCCCGCCGGATGGCTTCTGGTGGGGGATTTCGGGGGGGATGCCGCCGAGAGCGCGAAGCTCGCCAAAAAGCAGTTCGCCGAGATGGTGAAAAAGGGGGTGAAGGCCCATAACGATGGGCGCTACCCGCAGGCGCTGGCGCTTTTCGACAACGCGCTCGTCATTGCGGCTTCGACTCCGGAGCTTGCCAAGAACACGGCCCCGCTGCACCGGCATGCCCGGGAAAGCGCCTTCGGCGCGGGATTGACCGAACGCGCCGTGGAGCACGCGAACCTCCTGGTCCAGCGGCTTGCCAAGGAGAAGCCTTATTCCGCCGAGCATGCGGACGCACTCCTGCGGCTCGGTCTCCTGCAGGGAAGGCTGGAGCGTTTCGGCGAGGCGGCTTCGGCGCTCAAGGAGGGGGTGGGGATACTGGCGGATTTGGGCCTCACCAAGGACCAGGCCGCAGCCCTTTCCGACTTCGGCGCGGTGATGGAAAACGCGGTCGACTACCCCGCGGCGCGCTCCCTCTTCGAGGAGGCGGCCGGGCTGCGCCTGCAGTTGAAGGACGAGCTGTCGTTGGCCGACCAGTACCGGAACTTAGGAAGGATCTACGATCTGCGCCTGAACCAGTTCGCCGTCGCCGAAAGCTATTACAAGAAAGCCCAGGAGCTCTACGCGAAGAACGGCAGCGGCGCCCTGGAGGCAGAGGCAATCCTCGACCGCGGACGCTGCCAGAGGCTCTTGGGGAATTTCCCGGCCGCCGATCTCCTCTACCGCGAGGCGCTCGGCAAGGTTGGGAACTCGGAGCTGAAGACCCGGATGCGGATCGTCCTGGAGCAGGGGAACAACGCCTGGTTCCAGGGGCGCTACCAGGAGGCGTTCGATCTGCGCGAGCAGGTGGAAAAGGCGGCGGTGAAAGAGAATTGGCCCCTGGAACAGGTGATGGCGAAGAACACCGGCGGCCTGATCTGGTGGACCCTGGGGGACAACAAACGGGCGCTCCTGGAGTTGAGGGAGGCGCTGGCCAAGGCCGGGAAACTGGAGGTGCGGCGGGACGAGAGCGCCACCACGCTGAACAACATCGGCCTCGTGCAGCGCGAGTCGGGCGACTACCAGGGAGCCCTGGAGACGCTGGGCAAAGCGCTCGAAATCGACCGCTCCCTGGGGTCGCGCTGGGCCATCGCCTACGATCTGAGAAACCTCGGGCAGACCAGGCTTAAGATGGGGGACCCGGCAGGCGCCTTGAAGCTCCTGACTGAATCGGCGCAGTTGGCCGACGCCATCGGCGACAAGGTGAACCAGGCGAAGATCCACCTGGCCCTTGGGGACGCCCGCGCTAAGAGCCTTCTCAACGCGCAGGCCGAGGCTAGCTACCGCAAGGCCTTGGAGCTTGCCGACGCCATGCTGGTCCGGGAGGTGCGCTGGCGCGCCCTCTTAGGCCTTGCCCGATTGCAGCAGCAGGGAGGGGACAGCAAAGCGGCGATCGAGTCCTACCGGCAGGCGCTCGACACGGTGGAGGGACTGCGCGCCGAGATCCGGCTGGATCAGCTCAAAGACGGCTTCCTGGCCGACAAGATGGACGTCTACACCGGCCTCGTGGGGCTTTTGGTCGACCTTGCGCGTGCCGACGAGGCCTTCGCGGTGGCGGAGCGCTCCCGCGCCAGGAACCTGATCGACATCTTGGGGAGGCAGCGGCTCTCCCTATCGGGTGCCGGCGACCAGGAGCTCTACGACCGGCAGAACCGGCTGAAGGAGCAGATCCTGGAACAGGAGCAGCTCTCGGTTCAGGCGGTAAAGCAGACCGAGCGCGCCATGTACGCGGAGGCGCTGGAGCGGCTGAAGGCCGACTACCAGGACCTCTTGCTCGACATCGAGAGGCGGCGGCCGGAGCTCCTTTCGCTGGTGAAGGTGGCCCCGGTGGGGGGGGACGAGGTGCGCTCACTGCTGGAGCCGGGCGTGACGCTCCTTTCCTATTACCAGCTGCCGGACCGGCTCCTTTGCTGGCGCCTCACCAAAGAGGGGTCGAAGCTCTTCGTGCTCCCGGTGGCGGCAAAGGATCTGGCGGAGAAGATCTCCAACTACCGGCGCATGCTGCAGAACCTGGAGCCCCTGGAGAAGAGCTCGCGCGAGCTGTACCAGCTGCTTCTGGCGGAGCCTCTGGCCGGGGTGAAGGAGCT
Proteins encoded in this region:
- a CDS encoding CHAT domain-containing protein, which codes for MRGAPARIALLLALASSLAGIGAGAAPLGEELLAPAAPRPAPRSRPESAPAPAVYTPRSVLYAARSRDGKLVATVERGDAGYELWLHAPGNAEALPRLLRQSPMRISAPAFNAAATLLAYADERDDLKGDIWLIDLARLDAEPRRVTGNDAGEDAPAFSPDGSALLYQRQLPGSERREIIRLELAAGGAKALPIGIDAAFAAPSPDGEKLAFVSREKDAGGDLWLYDRGSLTQLTSGPERDLYPTWQDSDTILFTRFAPPSGDSATGPEGGAIFRLKLSRKGSDGLPAAFPLTSGLLSTAAPLAAPDRVLFVAGETGGGQVLSLPLSGELPDRPDLAGQWQLARLILERQPADPAMARLACLRVLAREEEPSREGALASLALAGVLEEGGDLPGAEARYVEAARRYASFPAESALAEIARIRLEAARRCGEVVVSGRRKDVIAEARKDMVQAGEGKGADAAARALVDGARLMAEFGSGAEDQLAAIALLEKAGNGAGADEAIRAEAAYRRAALLSRIEGGEGAVAALTEVARRYDGQERWAEAAIAEILRQLTAQAGDPRERLAALAEKFRTTLPRLSMGAWNRIGDLAYRGDDWVRAKDAYRTVLEKYPPVATPTAAARFALAEILYREERFGEATALYEKEMAQHPEDAPLYQLARAAFIRKSLAAGESLYRQGEVSAARAAFLDLIRYEGRSLEAHRGYIKSVAAQNQAPELLALYQRMLTSYPDDPVLLYAAGLCQTYLPGKERLLEGGRLIARAAERLPGSEYPPQTRGYIAEVLETVHGERGGLERALNFYRRAKLLNRPQENPDNAANLDLNIGNIAYLLGRNSMAWNHYTARLASAVPFDNPDTELLFQQRYAAVAFQVHEKEGALNGYQRALKLNESRLDTARPLEQFGRLTRRAVERFFSGAKLSAPQEEGLREQQAINAELELLGADRVEPPPSAAWLRFDAALRRLISRERKLVAASGREAAQAKHVQELQGMLAGVERDLDAVPRLVETGAELHDRLGLAALDADRFALAREHFDRAFKLNRDLGRTENLVANRRSASIAAYREAAEASGADRHRLLTEARDGFREVLSLIDQYPPRQKASAGRGGGLFKVQANVALDKGGATEAAFGFSAEQERRLAESYLARIYGDLGDNASSAQLFAKLLERYPKKVEELTEGDLFGVGLLIHRSAQLAFARGERDAAAAQFRDATAIAVRSGNAVGAMLNLVNYGMLIPEKDAGVEAGRFLELEARTSALISSYRETLPPDALARYGNDVGAILSRLAAGLPADGSREALLYRAVAGWDRVLALKASAGKEEAADLPRSKLAARLNRAETLAALGLPDAAQAGFAATLAEAQKSGSDSFAWRSMAALSRYDEALALLERISPAAYDLVRGELTARFAPRLEALAAKDAEQAFALLERLSELERVQILGRTLLGLSDPVTAQALKSAAPRLAELDRVNAELAKPPAQGELSYLQLRRQQEQTVIDSLLGKDLEQLPSFYRLAGPGTLRLAAFVLALPGGGEKERERFDSLFSGFRKGCAAGKGEPFCALLTPQPVEAIDVLERLPGKPVLRLARLSGDRFLLFTLGGKAGVAAETLDRTALLTRLQDPAAVAVYEEPGSFASAPVLTWGVTATQLLRSVDGRRPLRSRVLDEAAWWPTLEPFVKLPPHSLPDAHTLALAGGAGLLAAVPNRPGEGGRATAAYEDAAGARHDLLELAQGESVSLVVAPKDGLDRAWELGQLASLVGVPSLLVSDKGAGDAQPFVRAYATESLALARRKLPAGWLLVGDFGGDAAESAKLAKKQFAEMVKKGVKAHNDGRYPQALALFDNALVIAASTPELAKNTAPLHRHARESAFGAGLTERAVEHANLLVQRLAKEKPYSAEHADALLRLGLLQGRLERFGEAASALKEGVGILADLGLTKDQAAALSDFGAVMENAVDYPAARSLFEEAAGLRLQLKDELSLADQYRNLGRIYDLRLNQFAVAESYYKKAQELYAKNGSGALEAEAILDRGRCQRLLGNFPAADLLYREALGKVGNSELKTRMRIVLEQGNNAWFQGRYQEAFDLREQVEKAAVKENWPLEQVMAKNTGGLIWWTLGDNKRALLELREALAKAGKLEVRRDESATTLNNIGLVQRESGDYQGALETLGKALEIDRSLGSRWAIAYDLRNLGQTRLKMGDPAGALKLLTESAQLADAIGDKVNQAKIHLALGDARAKSLLNAQAEASYRKALELADAMLVREVRWRALLGLARLQQQGGDSKAAIESYRQALDTVEGLRAEIRLDQLKDGFLADKMDVYTGLVGLLVDLARADEAFAVAERSRARNLIDILGRQRLSLSGAGDQELYDRQNRLKEQILEQEQLSVQAVKQTERAMYAEALERLKADYQDLLLDIERRRPELLSLVKVAPVGGDEVRSLLEPGVTLLSYYQLPDRLLCWRLTKEGSKLFVLPVAAKDLAEKISNYRRMLQNLEPLEKSSRELYQLLLAEPLAGVKELQPVGIVPHGSLHYLSFATLYDGRNYLIDRQTLFHLPAASVLRHTLSRRQAQKNLRILAVGNPDLGNSALDLPFAEKEAGTLRWNYSDVTTLTRERATETWVRENISRFGIIHLASHGEFDTVNPLFSSIRLAKDAKADGRLQAEEVFGLDVKADLVVLSACQTGLGDVRSGDDVIGMNRAFLFAGTHALMSSLWRVSDVSSAVLMKQFYRDYSRSSKAEALRLAMLHVRNRYPHPGYWGAFVLTGDYQ